A genome region from Neosynechococcus sphagnicola sy1 includes the following:
- a CDS encoding TetR/AcrR family transcriptional regulator, translating to MAKAEVIPQLMAVFQEYGYEGASITRFSEATGLKRASLYHYFPNGKEEMADAVLDYVTQALKENLLAPLRSNRPPGDRIQAMNQNVDAFYQQGQQDCLLALLSVGEAHELFQERVQRALNLWIDSVAAVLVDAGITPITARQRAEEAIALIQGALVLTRGLNNTAIFERILQQMPESLLRPE from the coding sequence ATGGCTAAAGCAGAAGTCATCCCCCAGTTGATGGCAGTATTTCAGGAATATGGCTATGAAGGGGCTAGCATTACCCGGTTTTCTGAGGCAACCGGGTTGAAGCGAGCCAGTCTCTATCACTATTTCCCCAATGGCAAGGAAGAGATGGCCGATGCCGTTTTGGATTATGTTACTCAGGCGCTGAAGGAGAATTTGTTAGCCCCTTTGCGCAGCAATCGCCCACCCGGTGATCGCATCCAGGCAATGAACCAAAATGTCGATGCCTTTTACCAACAGGGTCAGCAGGATTGTTTATTAGCACTCCTCAGTGTCGGAGAGGCACATGAGTTATTTCAGGAGCGCGTGCAACGAGCGCTCAACCTCTGGATTGATAGTGTGGCGGCTGTATTAGTGGATGCTGGCATCACGCCGATTACTGCCCGTCAACGCGCTGAAGAGGCGATCGCGCTGATTCAAGGTGCGCTGGTATTAACCCGGGGACTAAACAACACAGCCATCTTTGAGCGCATTCTGCAGCAAATGCCAGAGAGTTTGCTGCGCCCTGAGTGA
- a CDS encoding SDR family NAD(P)-dependent oxidoreductase, with protein sequence MRSPFKERLTVITGASGGIGYAFAKLLAKQGARLVLVSRDVRQLETVKQELAPLTDYIQVIGADLSTTEACDELIQQLERLPYPVEVLINNAGAGASGYTVDQPWSRLNNLCQLNMVSLTHLSHWAASQMKKRRTGYILNVSAVLACEPVPFFGVYSATKAFVTSFSITLYQEMKRFNVVVSCLHPPATATAFGQDAEILDSRALQLFNLMHSTLSAEQVAKVGLRGLAARRPSVVAGLLGKVIYASAAFIPRFLGLWLMEFLFKTEQAVPRSMDLRSI encoded by the coding sequence ATGAGATCCCCATTTAAAGAACGCTTGACGGTGATTACAGGAGCATCAGGTGGCATTGGCTATGCCTTCGCCAAATTATTGGCAAAGCAAGGCGCAAGATTGGTGCTGGTTTCTAGGGACGTTAGGCAACTGGAAACCGTGAAGCAAGAACTTGCACCTTTGACAGACTACATTCAGGTGATTGGTGCAGATCTATCTACTACTGAAGCCTGCGACGAGTTGATTCAACAATTGGAGCGGTTGCCCTATCCGGTAGAGGTTCTGATCAACAATGCTGGCGCTGGTGCCTCTGGCTATACGGTTGATCAACCCTGGTCGCGGCTGAATAACTTGTGTCAACTGAATATGGTGAGCCTGACCCATCTCAGCCATTGGGCGGCTAGCCAGATGAAAAAACGTCGGACGGGATACATTCTCAATGTGTCGGCTGTATTGGCTTGTGAACCTGTACCCTTCTTTGGGGTTTACAGCGCAACCAAGGCGTTTGTCACCAGTTTCTCGATCACCCTTTATCAGGAAATGAAACGCTTCAACGTAGTCGTTTCCTGTCTGCACCCACCCGCAACGGCAACGGCGTTTGGACAAGACGCTGAAATTCTCGATTCTCGTGCACTTCAGCTCTTCAATCTAATGCATTCCACGTTGAGTGCGGAACAGGTCGCCAAAGTAGGACTGCGCGGTTTGGCGGCACGCCGACCCAGTGTGGTTGCCGGTCTGCTGGGCAAGGTGATCTATGCATCTGCGGCGTTCATTCCCAGATTTCTGGGCTTATGGCTGATGGAGTTTCTGTTCAAAACCGAGCAAGCCGTACCCCGCTCAATGGATTTGAGAAGCATCTGA